A genomic stretch from Malus domestica chromosome 15, GDT2T_hap1 includes:
- the LOC103402355 gene encoding uncharacterized protein, with translation MEDKHRERYNCDPHYRLLHDRAMDVFVERLKSDIEKMKNKKLELKPSDYLTDDDDDEDDSMEDDSVIRPIDVDAFADLYVSEAADCLLNTFPSDAHAIHAIALLESTARRLFPFVSQPQQLNPRSCGVDIKYLEEVKAAAATASNGNLSCIIKPDALLQHLIIRYLQDANVGEAAELQWDALLRKHMEGGKFRNCFAVCDMDRFMGAGMELPASLGLFVSEMNEEAAWKGKLISCAPLSAAAGDDHAMLPRFPHLYSVFDLILQVTVNENLKPDQMIQKLFIFNHDIHPDFYDDAAWETRTPPM, from the exons ATGGAGGATAAACACCGCGAGAGATACAACTGCGATCCGCATTACAGGTTGTTGCACGACCGAGCTATGGATGTTTTTGTGGAGCGGCTCAAGTCCGAtattgaaaagatgaagaacaagAAGCTGGAACTCAAGCCGTCTGATTATTTAACTGATGACGACGATGACGAAGATGATTCTATGGAGGATGATTCTGTTATACGTCCTATTGATGTTGATGCTTTTGCTGACCTCTACGTCTCCGAGGCCGCAGATTGTTTACTAAACACATTCCCCTCCGATGCCCACGCCATCCACGCCATTGCTCTGCTCGAAAGCACTGCCAGACGGCTTTTCCCTTTTGTGTCACAACCGCAACAGCTCAACCCGCGAAGTTGCGGTGTGGATATTAAATATTTGGAGGAGGTGAAAGCCGCAGCAGCAACAGCAAGCAACGGAAATTTAAGCTGCATCATAAAGCCCGATGCTTTGCTTCAACATTTAATCATACGATATCTGCAAGATGCGAATGTTGGGGAGGCGGCTGAGCTTCAGTGGGATGCATTGCTGCGCAAGCACATGGAGGGTGGCAAATTCAGAAACTGCTTTGCTGTATGTGACATGGACAGATTTATGGGCGCTGGAATGGAATTGCCGGCCAGTTTGGGACTTTTTGTGAGTGAAATGAATGAAGAGGCGGCCTGGAAAGGAAAGCTGATCAGTTGCGCTCCTCTTTCGGCTGCTGCTGGAGACGATCATGCTATGTTGCCTCGTTTTCCTCATCTGTATTCG GTGTTTGATTTGATTCTCCAAGTGACTGTCAATGAGAATTTGAAGCCAGATCAGATGATCCAGAAGCTCTTTATCTTCAACCACGACATACACCCCGATTTTTATGATGATGCCGCCTGGGAGACTcgaactccgcctatgtaa